Below is a window of Jiangella alba DNA.
CCTGCGGGCGTTCGCGCGCGAGTTCGTCACGACGGTCACGGCGCCGGACCTGCTGCGGATGCGCCGCCTGATCGCCACCGAGGCCGAGCGGTTCCCCGACCTCGCCCGCGCCTGGGACGAGCGCAGCCGGATGCGGGGACTGCGGACGCTGCGCCAGCTGTTCGGCGCGCTGGCCATGCGCGGACTGCTGACCGGCGACCTGGACGTCGCGGCCGAGCAGTTCCTCTGGCTGCTGCTGGCCGGGCCGTTCAACGAGTCGCTGTTCAGCCCGGCGGGGACGCCGGCGCCGCGCGACCTCGACGCGCACGCCGACGCCGCCGTCGCGACATTCCTCGCCGCGTTCGGCCGGAAGTAGTCGATTTCGTCCCGATGTGAGGGATTCGATGGCGAGTCAGGGCGGTTGTCACATACGGTCGAGGTGAATCTGCCCTGACGAGAGGACGACGATGTCCGACCGCCACGCTCTGGCGCCGCTGCGCCGCCGGCTCCTCGAGGCCGGCACCCCGGCGAAACTGGCCGTCCTGCTGCTCGTGGCGGTGCTGATGATCGCCACCTCGGTCGTCCTGCTCAACAGCACCTCCGGTGGCGGCGACTCCAGCCTGATCGAGATCGAGACCCCCGCGGCCGGCTAGCCTCGGCGCGCCGTCGCCGATCGCGTCGTGGTGCGGATCCGGTAAAGACTCGTGGTGGCCACGACGAACAGCTCCGTGCCGTCGTCGCCGCCGAAGCAGACGTTGGCCACGACCTCCGGCACCGGCAGCACCGCGACCCGCTCACCGTCCGGCGCGAACACCTGCACGGAGTCGGCGCTCGACGCCCAGACCCGGCCCTCCTCGTCGACCCTGATGCCGTCGGCCGCGCCCGGGCGCACCGTCGCGAACACCCGGCCGTTCCCGCACCGGCCGCCGGCCACGTCGTAGGCGCGGATCGACCGCTCCGCCGGGTCGCCCGGCCGCGCGCCGGTGTCGGCGACGTAGAGCACCGACTCGTCCGGCGCGAAGGCCAGTCCGTTGGGGTGCTCCATGTCGGTGACGACGGAAGTCAGCGCGCCGCTCGCCTCGTCGTAGCGGAACACGTGGCAGCCGCCGTACTCCTGCTCCCCCGGGTGCCCTTCGCGGCCGCCCTCCTCGATGCCGTACGGCGGGTCGGTGAACCAGATGGCGCCGTCGCCGGCCACGACGACGTCGTTGGGCGAGTTGAACCGGCGCCCCTCGTAGGAGTCGACGATCGGGGTGACGACGCCGCCGACGTCGCGCTCGACCCGGCGGCGGCCGTGCGAGCACTGGACGACGTGGCCGTCGAGGTCGAGGACGCGGCCGTTGGTGTACTCGACGCCGTCGCCGTAGACGGTGGTCGCGCCGGTCGCGGCGTCCCATTCGAGGATGCGGTCGTTCGGGATGTCGCTCCAGCGGACGCGCCGGGTGCGGGGCAGCCAGACCGGACCCTCGGCCCACTCGGTCCCGGTGTACAGCCGCTCCGGAGCGGCGCCGTCGGTGAGGGGGCTCGTCACGCGGTTCAGGATGCCACGCTCGCGCCCCTCAGTAACCGCGCACCCGGGTGGGCGTGACGCGGACGATGGCGGAGTAGTCGCCGAGGAACTCGTCGCGGGTGATGCCGACCAGCTCCATGGTGGCGTGGTACTTGGCGACGTAGCGGTCGGCCTCGGCGCCGGTCAGCGGCCCCGCCTCGACGACGGCGTCGCCCTCGACGGTGACCACGCCGCCGGAGGTCTGCGCGGTGCGGTCGAGCTCGAGGTGCAGCGAGACCCGGGCGTTGCCGGCCAGATTGCGGACCTTCCCCGCGCCGGGCCGGCTGAGCAGGGTGAACCGGACGCCGTCCCAGAGGAACCCGACCGGCGACGTCTGCGGCTGCCCGTCGGCGCGCACCGTCGTGATCCAGATCTCCTCCTCGGCGCCGAAGCGGCGCAGCGCGGTCTCGGTGGCGGCGTCGTCCAGTCCCGGCAGCATCGCGATCCCTTCGTCGAGTGATGGCGATCACAGCGCAGCATCGGCGCAACGTATTCCGCGTGGGACGACACGTGGCCCGTCTCACATTCTGGCTGAATTGTGACCACGATGCGAGACGGCAGCGTTCTCGGTTTGGAGACCGCTGGCCCGATCGGGAAGATGGACGCATGTCTCGCGCTTCGTCCGACACCGCCCGGATCGTGACCACGGCCACCGGCCGCGGCATGTCCCTGTGTCCGATGCGAATGCGCTGCTGCCGCTGACGCGCTTCTGACGTCACCTTCGCGGCACCTCCCCCACCGGAGCCGGCCCGGCCACCCAGCCGCGCCCATCCGGCGGCCTCCACGCGCCACCCCGCGCCCATCCCGCGCCCGACCCGGGCCACCCGCACCAAGGAGACACGCACGCCATGAACCGCCGCATCGCCCTGCCCGTCGCGTTCGCCGCAGCCGCCGCCGTCCTGGCCGCCTGCGGCGGGGGCGACTCCGAGACCGCGTCCGGTGAGTCCGGCGACCCGATCCGCATCGGCGTGGTCGGCGCCAGCGAGGACTACTGGACCGCCTTCACCGAGCTGACCGAGGAGGAGGGCATCGACGTCGAGCTGGTGAACTTCACCGACTACACGCAGCCCAACCCGGCGCTGTCGCAGGGCCAGCTCGACCTCAACCAGTTCCAGCACCTGCAGTACCTGGCCGCCTACAACGTGGCGAACGACGACGACCTGGCGCCGATCGGTGCGACGGCGATCTACCCGCTCGGCCTGTACTCCCAGAAGCACCAGTCGCTGGAGGACATCCCCGAGGGCGGCGAGGTCGCGATCCCGAACGACGAGACCAACCAGGCCCGCGCGCTGCTCGTCCTGCAGGACGCCGGCCTGATCACGCTCGAGGGCGGCGGCAGCTCGACGTCGCTGCCGTCGGACGTCGTCGAGGCGGAGTCGCGGGTCAGCGTCACGCCGGTCGCGGCCGAGCAGACGGCGACGGCGCTGAACAGCGTCGACGCGTCCGTGATCAACAACGACTTCGTCGCCGACGCGGGGCTGGAGCCCACGGACGCGCTGTACCAGGACCAGGCCGACAGCCCGGGCGCCCGCCCGTACATCAACGTGTGGGTCGCGCGGTCCGACGAGGTCGACAACGAGACCTTCCAGCGGCTGGTGGAGCTGTACCACTCGCCGGAGGTGGAGGCGGCGTCGTCGGAGGCGTCCGGCGGGACGGCGGTGTTCACCGACAACCCGTCCGACGAGCTGTCGGAGATCCTCGGCGGCATCCAGACGGACCTCGCCGCGCACTGATGGCACCGCTGATCAGCTTCCAGGACGTCAGCAAGGTCTTCGGCGCCGGAGACCGGGCCGTCCGCGCCGTCGACGGCGTGACGCTGGACATCGAGGCCGGCGAGATCTTCGGCGTCATCGGCTACTCCGGCGCCGGCAAGAGCACGCTGGTCCGGCTGGTCAACGCGCTGGAGACGGTGACGTCCGGCCGCCTGCTCGTCGACGGGCAGGACGTCACCGCGCTCCGCGAGGCCGAGCTGCGGCGGGTGCGGGCCGGCATCGGGATGGTGTTCCAGCAGTTCAATCTGCTGAACTCGCGCACCGTCGCCGGCAACGTCGGGTACCCGCTGAAAGTGGCCGGCTGGCCGCGCGACAAGCGGGCGGCCCGCGTCGCCGAACTGCTCGACTACGTCGGCATCGCCGACAAGGCGAAGTCGTACCCGCGGCAGCTGTCCGGCGGCCAGAAGCAGCGCGTGGGCATCGCCCGGGCGCTGGCGACGTCGCCGCGGATCCTGCTCGCCGACGAGGCCACCAGCGCGCTCGACCCCGACACCACGCAGGACGTGCTCGCCCTGCTGCGCCGGGTGAACCGCGAGCTGGGCGTCACCGTCGTCGTCATCACGCACGAGATGGACGTGATCCGCTCGCTCGCCCACCGGGTCGCCGTCATGGAGGCCGGGAAGGTGATCGAGCACGGCCCGGTCTACGACGTGTTCGCCGCGCCGCGCGAGCGGGCCACCCGCCGGTTCGTCGCGACGACGCTGAAGGACCGCCCGACGCCGGAGGCGGTGGAGCGGCTGCGGCACCGGCACCCGGGCCGCATCGTCAGCGTCGGCATCCGTGAGTCCGGCGTCGACGTCACCGCGGCGCTGCGGGCGCACGGCGTCGACGGCACCATCGTGTTCGGCGGCATCACCGAGATCGACGAGCGGCCGTTCGGCTCGCTGACGCTGGAGCTGACCGGCGCCGACGCGGCGATCGAGGCGCTGCTCGCCGACCTGCGCTCCCGGACCGACGTGGACGACCTGGGCACGGCGGGGGTGCGGGCGTGAACCGCGACTGGTCGGAGCTGTCGCCGATCCTGTGGGAGTCGGTGCGCGAGACGCTGTACATCGTCGGCGTGACGGTGGGCGTCGGCGGCGCGCTGGGGCTGGTGCTGGGCGTGCTGCTGTACGCGACGCGGCGCGGCAACCTGCTGCAGAACGTCGTCGTCTTCACGGTGCTGAACGTCGCCGTCAATGTGGTGCGGCCGATCCCGTTCATCATCTTCATCACCGCGGTCGGCCCCGTGACGCTGGCCGTCGTCGGCACCACCATCGGCAACGACGCCGTCATCTTCGCGATGGCGATCATGGCGACGTTCGTGACCGCGCGCATCGTCGAGCAGAACCTCGTGGCCACCGACCCGGGCGTCATCGAGGCGGCCCGCGCGATGGGCGCGTCGCGGCTGCGGATCCTGGTGACGGTGCTGGTGCCGGAGGCGCTCGCGCCGCTGATCCTCGGCTACACCTTCCTCCTCATCGGCATCGTCGACATGTCGGCCCTGGCCGGCTACGTGGGCGGCGGCGGGCTGGGCAACTTCGCCATCGTGTACGGCTACCAGCGGTTCAACTGGGAGGTCACGCTGGTGACCGTGCTGGTGATCATCGGGATGGTGCAGCTGGCGCAGTTGCTGGGGAACTGGCTGGCGCGCAAGGCGCTGCACCGCTGAGTCAGCCGGCGGCGGCCTCCTCGGCATGGTCGGCCAGCTCGTCCGCCGTCGGCGCGTCGTCGTGGGTGAGCTGCACCCGCCAGTACCCGGCGAAGGCGACCGCCCGCCGGTCCAGGCCGCGCTCGTTCACCAGGTGCCGCCGGACGGTCCGCACGACGGAGGCCTCGCCGGCGACCCAGGCGAACGGTTCCCCACCGGGGAAGGCCAGCGACCGGACCGCGTCGGCCAGCAGGGACGAGCGGCCCGCGGGCGAGCCGCCGCGGTGGCTCCACAGCACCGTCACGTCCGCCGCCGACTCCAGCGGCTGCTCCTCCTCCGGCCCGGCCACCTCCGCGACCACGACGGCGCGCTCGTGCGGCCCGAGCGTCTCCAGCCACGCCCCGATCGCCGGCAACGCGGTCTCGTCGCCGGCGAACAGCTTCCAGTCGTGCCGGCCGGGCGTGCGCAGGTGGCTCACCGACGGCCCGTACAGCCCGACGACGTCGCCCG
It encodes the following:
- a CDS encoding SMP-30/gluconolactonase/LRE family protein, producing the protein MTSPLTDGAAPERLYTGTEWAEGPVWLPRTRRVRWSDIPNDRILEWDAATGATTVYGDGVEYTNGRVLDLDGHVVQCSHGRRRVERDVGGVVTPIVDSYEGRRFNSPNDVVVAGDGAIWFTDPPYGIEEGGREGHPGEQEYGGCHVFRYDEASGALTSVVTDMEHPNGLAFAPDESVLYVADTGARPGDPAERSIRAYDVAGGRCGNGRVFATVRPGAADGIRVDEEGRVWASSADSVQVFAPDGERVAVLPVPEVVANVCFGGDDGTELFVVATTSLYRIRTTTRSATARRG
- a CDS encoding TetR/AcrR family transcriptional regulator, with translation MDRARGRGAPKEPLILDAARTVFLRRGFGAAGVDEIAAIAAVSKVTLYKYFPSKETLFSAVIQRDIEAAERRSEDHLDALATTTDLPADLRAFAREFVTTVTAPDLLRMRRLIATEAERFPDLARAWDERSRMRGLRTLRQLFGALAMRGLLTGDLDVAAEQFLWLLLAGPFNESLFSPAGTPAPRDLDAHADAAVATFLAAFGRK
- a CDS encoding siderophore-interacting protein, with amino-acid sequence MTAARPRLTYSELRVVGCERVTPRMRRVTLAGDGLAGFTPVAPDQQVKLFFARDGGVPEVPDPPAGLDDVAGWYQRYLAMPDERRPWMRTYSIRRHRPAAREVDVDFVLHGDGAHSGPAARWAAAARPGDVVGLYGPSVSHLRTPGRHDWKLFAGDETALPAIGAWLETLGPHERAVVVAEVAGPEEEQPLESAADVTVLWSHRGGSPAGRSSLLADAVRSLAFPGGEPFAWVAGEASVVRTVRRHLVNERGLDRRAVAFAGYWRVQLTHDDAPTADELADHAEEAAAG
- a CDS encoding pyridoxamine 5'-phosphate oxidase family protein — protein: MLPGLDDAATETALRRFGAEEEIWITTVRADGQPQTSPVGFLWDGVRFTLLSRPGAGKVRNLAGNARVSLHLELDRTAQTSGGVVTVEGDAVVEAGPLTGAEADRYVAKYHATMELVGITRDEFLGDYSAIVRVTPTRVRGY
- a CDS encoding methionine ABC transporter permease produces the protein MNRDWSELSPILWESVRETLYIVGVTVGVGGALGLVLGVLLYATRRGNLLQNVVVFTVLNVAVNVVRPIPFIIFITAVGPVTLAVVGTTIGNDAVIFAMAIMATFVTARIVEQNLVATDPGVIEAARAMGASRLRILVTVLVPEALAPLILGYTFLLIGIVDMSALAGYVGGGGLGNFAIVYGYQRFNWEVTLVTVLVIIGMVQLAQLLGNWLARKALHR
- a CDS encoding MetQ/NlpA family ABC transporter substrate-binding protein, with translation MNRRIALPVAFAAAAAVLAACGGGDSETASGESGDPIRIGVVGASEDYWTAFTELTEEEGIDVELVNFTDYTQPNPALSQGQLDLNQFQHLQYLAAYNVANDDDLAPIGATAIYPLGLYSQKHQSLEDIPEGGEVAIPNDETNQARALLVLQDAGLITLEGGGSSTSLPSDVVEAESRVSVTPVAAEQTATALNSVDASVINNDFVADAGLEPTDALYQDQADSPGARPYINVWVARSDEVDNETFQRLVELYHSPEVEAASSEASGGTAVFTDNPSDELSEILGGIQTDLAAH
- a CDS encoding methionine ABC transporter ATP-binding protein, which codes for MAPLISFQDVSKVFGAGDRAVRAVDGVTLDIEAGEIFGVIGYSGAGKSTLVRLVNALETVTSGRLLVDGQDVTALREAELRRVRAGIGMVFQQFNLLNSRTVAGNVGYPLKVAGWPRDKRAARVAELLDYVGIADKAKSYPRQLSGGQKQRVGIARALATSPRILLADEATSALDPDTTQDVLALLRRVNRELGVTVVVITHEMDVIRSLAHRVAVMEAGKVIEHGPVYDVFAAPRERATRRFVATTLKDRPTPEAVERLRHRHPGRIVSVGIRESGVDVTAALRAHGVDGTIVFGGITEIDERPFGSLTLELTGADAAIEALLADLRSRTDVDDLGTAGVRA